Proteins co-encoded in one Ruegeria pomeroyi DSS-3 genomic window:
- a CDS encoding multicopper oxidase family protein has translation MQRREFLRSLGATTAIAAGVQNLGVSMAMARTGEPLRDLPELRSQNGHVKTKLIIENGKFQVGDRVLTVPAYRFEHMDTGSLPGPTLRIRPGDHVEWDLVNKMTPTGIPDGASDEQKNMFQQLEYTNVHVHGMQVSPKPGADNVYQVLRPFCPPEPYSYHVPGPDTGLPQPAGMFWYHPHKHGSTAHQAWEGLSGAIIVEGDIDEVPEIKNIRERVIVLNGLLVNPAGEVPRAAIVPNAGFSPFSPIPSQPTDIILTMNGQLRPVIDIRPGEVQRWRFLNAAPHRFFWLNLDGHDFYQIGQDGIPFAAPRPVKRILMAPGNRAEFLVKGGEVGRYDLHADQYEQGHPGGARPGWVIGTMEVNGTIRDDPLPSKLVEPPKMPDLPIANRREIRFKGEISGNEEKGEYVGSHDHSGGMRPPVQFYLDGKIFELNRIDQKVLAGTVEEWTLINEDVFQHPFHIHVNPFQVIDINGQPTYDDSWWDVIALPSKGRLTVRMYFRPDVDGKTVYHCHILPHEDNGMMANLYIFPPGTDMNNPPAIPDTPEPTGMGPCKV, from the coding sequence ATGCAACGAAGGGAATTCCTGCGCTCTTTAGGCGCGACGACGGCAATCGCGGCCGGTGTGCAGAACCTCGGCGTGTCCATGGCCATGGCCCGCACAGGTGAGCCCTTGCGCGACCTACCGGAATTGAGATCCCAAAACGGCCACGTCAAAACCAAGTTGATCATCGAGAACGGCAAGTTTCAGGTGGGCGACCGCGTCCTGACCGTTCCGGCCTATCGGTTTGAACATATGGACACCGGCTCGCTGCCAGGTCCAACGCTGCGCATCAGACCGGGCGATCATGTCGAATGGGACCTTGTGAACAAGATGACACCGACCGGAATTCCGGATGGGGCGTCGGACGAACAGAAAAATATGTTTCAGCAGCTGGAATACACCAATGTACATGTGCACGGGATGCAGGTGTCGCCAAAACCGGGGGCGGACAATGTCTATCAAGTGCTGCGGCCATTCTGCCCGCCAGAGCCCTATTCCTATCACGTGCCGGGCCCCGACACAGGCTTGCCCCAGCCAGCGGGCATGTTCTGGTATCACCCTCACAAACACGGCAGTACCGCCCACCAGGCATGGGAGGGTCTGTCGGGCGCGATCATCGTCGAGGGCGACATCGATGAGGTGCCGGAAATCAAGAATATCCGCGAGCGGGTGATCGTGCTGAACGGTCTGCTGGTCAATCCGGCGGGCGAGGTGCCGCGCGCAGCGATCGTACCCAATGCGGGCTTTTCGCCCTTCTCGCCGATCCCGTCCCAACCCACGGACATTATCCTTACGATGAACGGACAGTTGCGCCCGGTGATCGACATCCGACCAGGCGAAGTGCAGCGCTGGCGTTTTTTGAACGCAGCGCCGCATCGGTTCTTCTGGTTGAACCTGGATGGGCATGATTTCTATCAGATCGGCCAGGACGGCATCCCCTTTGCCGCGCCGCGCCCGGTCAAGCGCATCCTGATGGCACCCGGAAATCGAGCGGAGTTCCTGGTCAAGGGCGGAGAGGTCGGCCGCTATGACCTGCACGCGGATCAATATGAGCAGGGTCATCCCGGCGGCGCCCGCCCCGGCTGGGTGATTGGCACGATGGAGGTCAACGGAACGATCCGAGACGATCCATTGCCGAGCAAGCTGGTCGAGCCGCCGAAGATGCCGGATCTACCCATCGCCAACCGACGAGAAATCCGTTTCAAGGGGGAGATTTCCGGCAATGAAGAAAAAGGCGAATATGTTGGCAGCCACGACCATAGTGGCGGCATGCGCCCACCGGTGCAATTCTATCTCGACGGAAAGATCTTCGAGCTGAACCGCATCGACCAAAAGGTTCTTGCTGGCACGGTTGAGGAATGGACGCTGATCAACGAAGACGTTTTTCAACATCCGTTCCACATTCACGTAAATCCGTTTCAGGTGATCGATATCAACGGCCAACCGACCTATGACGACAGCTGGTGGGACGTAATCGCATTGCCGTCAAAAGGCAGGCTGACAGTTAGGATGTACTTCCGCCCGGACGTAGACGGCAAAACTGTCTATCACTGTCACATCTTGCCGCACGAGGATAACGGCATGATGGCAAACCTCTATATCTTCCCGCCAGGGACGGACATGAACAATCCGCCAGCGATCCCCGACACGCCAGAGCCAACGGGAATGGGGCCCTGCAAAGTATGA